Proteins encoded together in one Telopea speciosissima isolate NSW1024214 ecotype Mountain lineage chromosome 4, Tspe_v1, whole genome shotgun sequence window:
- the LOC122660002 gene encoding transcription factor bHLH18-like: protein MEMSNFRWLSELEMEDPVFIHQCQMSSFDELTTEHMAAALGDDFHSSFSSESYSSYHHPQTFNQTSSGTTFSGSSSMEGMERPTKQLKTNNSWNSCTTTLEASSSSPPNILSFGGAASPNNQAQQLFGNLIGTVKPKDEAMIFSSSDVLISQGSYRNQNQGSKTSQGIKRDLPLTKPTSHSQDHIIAERKRREKLSQRFIALSAIVPGLKKMDKASVLGDAIKYLKQLQERVKTLEEQAMKKKAMESVVVIKKSQISSDDDNSFSGENFGTNDPLPEIEARVSDKNVLIRIHCEKQKGIVVKTLAEMEKLHLCVINSSAIPFGESTLDITVVAKMEEDFSMKVKDLVRHLCSAFQQFMLE from the exons ATGGAGATGTCAAATTTCCGGTGGTTATCTGAACTG GAAATGGAAGATCCAGTTTTTATCCATCAATGTCAGATGAGTTCCTTTGATGAGTTAACTACTGAACACATGGCAGCTGCACTTGGAGATGATTTCCACAGCTCTTTCTCCTCTGAGAGTTACTCATCATACCACCACCCCCAAACTTTCAACCAAACAAGTAGTGGAACCACCTTTAGTGGCTCATCATCCATGGAGGGTATGGAGAGACCCACAAAGCAACTCAAGACCAACAATAGCTGGAACTCTTGTACCACCACTCtagaagcttcttcttcttctcctccaaatattCTTTCTTTCGGTGGCGCCGCTTCGCCAAACAATCAGGCTCAGCAGTTATTTGGGAATTTAATTGGAACTGTGAAACCCAAAGATGAGGCTATgattttctcttcctcagatGTCTTGATTTCTCAAGGGTCTTACAGGAACCAGAACCAAGGATCTAAAACAAGCCAAGGGATTAAGAGAGATCTACCTTTAACTAAACCTACTTCTCATTCACAAGACCACATTATagcagaaaggaaaagaagagagaagctcAGCCAGCGTTTCATAGCTCTCTCAGCCATTGTTCCAGGCCTCAAAAAG ATGGACAAGGCTTCTGTTCTTGGAGATGCAATAAAGTACTTGAAACAACTTCAAGAGAGAGTGAAGACACTTGAGGAACAAGCAATGAAGAAAAAAGCCATGGAATCAGTGGTGGTGATCAAGAAATCACAGATTTCATCAGACGACGACAATTCTTTCTCAGGAGAGAACTTCGGCACCAACGATCCACTCCCTGAAATCGAAGCGAGGGTTTCAGACAAGAATGTCTTAATAAGGATCCATTGcgagaaacaaaaaggaattgTAGTGAAAACCCTAGCTGAGATGGAGAAGCTTCATCTTTGTGTCATCAATAGCAGTGCCATTCCTTTTGGAGAATCCACTCTCGACATAACCGTAGTCGCAAAG ATGGAAGAAGATTTCTCCATGAAAGTGAAGGACCTGGTGAGGCATCTGTGTTCAGCATTTCAGCAGTTCATGTTAGAgtga
- the LOC122657387 gene encoding uncharacterized protein LOC122657387: protein MAPQSRFLAETVFLVVLLTLRSCDALGSAGNPKAISDLQDAIVKALGFQSSDLKISDFDIRDALVGHSVAYEFDIEIDKKVLPFKLLEDVNRWEYVDLPIFRTEEDPSVSGDGSSLVKSGRRPDDRVSPDLAPFQLVGPMELWIQDAKDMRLSLPHDVEAGVLKKVVLADGAVVTVKGARSVSLRHPLDLPLPLNQSQGSFASGLLTLANRLRHASRTQGAQPLSLRIVGPTSLTSSPSSSSDSKLKLKRLAPGLVELSSPSRTNTVPTIDGEAGEPMTLLSPERFATMWPLASINGSNPNLRGFEALLLSVLGEKAKEEGSFRLLKAEVSAQTFVKLGFGVEKALKEGGEEEFKWEAFPEWRTRPESVKMHFEVLAKVDGEKVVPERVVQVKPFEFEDTTVANVLNGNATMSRAPVVHLPPDPFTL from the exons ATGGCTCCTCAATCCCGATTTCTAGCCGAAACGGTATTCCTGGTCGTATTGTTAACGCTCCGATCATGCGATGCTCTGGGTTCCGCAGGAAATCCAAAGGCGATTTCT gatCTACAGGATGCAATCGTTAAGGCATTAGGGTTTCAATCCAGTGACTTGAAGATTTCCGATTTTGATATCAGAGACGCGTTGGTTGGCCATTCTGTAGCTTACGAATTCGATATTGAGATCGATAAGAAGGTCCTTCCTTTTAAGCTTCTCGAGGACGTCAATCGATGGGAATATGTAGATCTCCCTATCTTTCGTACCGAAGAAGATCCTTCTGTATCGGGTGACGGTAGCAGCTTGGTCAAGAGTGGGCGGAGACCGGACGATCGTGTGTCGCCGGATTTGGCTCCCTTTCAGTTGGTCGGTCCCATGGAGCTTTGGATTCAAGACGCTAAAGACATGCGGCTTTCGTTACCG CATGATGTCGAGGCCGGTGTATTGAAGAAGGTCGTCCTAGCAGATGGCGCAGTAGTGACGGTTAAGGGCGCCAGATCCGTAAGCTTGCGCCACCCTCTCGATCTCCCACTTCCATTGAACCAATCTCAGGGGAGCTTCGCTTCTGGTCTTTTAACCCTAGCCAATCGTCTCCGTCACGCCTCGCGCACGCAGGGAGCCCAACCCCTGTCGCTCCGTATAGTGGGTCCAACATCACTAACCTCATCGCCCTCTTCGTCTTCCGATAGCAAGCTCAAGCTCAAGCGTCTTGCGCCGGGCCTAGTGGAGCTATCTTCTCCTTCGAGAACCAATACAGTCCCCACCATCGACGGAGAAGCAGGCGAGCCAATGACTCTCTTGTCACCCGAACGATTCGCCACAATGTGGCCTCTCGCGTCCATCAATGGGTCGAACCCCAACTTGCGAGGATTTGAGGCGTTGCTTCTATCTGTGCTGGGTGAGAAAGCCAAGGAGGAAGGGTCATTCAGGTTGTTGAAGGCGGAGGTATCTGCCCAGACTTTCGTGAAGTTGGGCTTTGGGGTAGAGAAGGCGCTGAAGgaaggtggagaagaagaattcaAATGGGAAGCCTTCCCAGAATGGCGGACGAGGCCGGAGTCGgtgaaaatgcattttgaggTGTTGGCTAAGGTGGATGGGGAGAAGGTTGTGCCCGAGAGGGTGGTGCAAGTTAAACCTTTCGAATTCGAAGACACCACTGTGGCTAATGTGCTCAATGGGAACGCCACCATGTCCAGGGCTCCGGTCGTTCATCTTCCTCCAGATCCCTTCACCTTATGA
- the LOC122657386 gene encoding leucine-rich repeat receptor-like serine/threonine-protein kinase BAM1 — translation MRFLLLLVLYLLNGPSISGKQSHIPEYRALLSLKSSITDGPEASLQNWNISTSHCTWTGVSCDDNRRVVSLDISNMNLSGILSPDVGHLRNVVNLTVAANFLSGPVPLELSDITNLRQLNLSNNIFNGSFPSQLSNLKYLEVLDFYNNNMTSDLPVEVSEMPNLRHLHLGGNFFTGKIPPEYGRWEFLEYLAVSGNELVGFIPPEIGNLTKLQQLYIGYYNSYDGGIPQEIGNLSNLVRVDMANCGLSGEIPPELGKLQNLDTLFLQVNGLTGGLTPELGNLKSLRSMDLSNNILTGEIPEAFAALKNLTLLNLFRNQLYGAIPDFIGDLPELEVLQLWENNFTGSIPPGLGRNGKLQLLDFSSNRLTGNLPPDLCSGNRLQTLIALGNFLFGPIPESLGRCESLSRIRMGENFLNGTIPKGLFDLPKLAQVELQDNYLEGRFPETASVAVNLGQISLSNNQLTGSLPPSIGSFSGVQKLLLDGNMFTGRIPPEIGKLQQLSKMDFSNNRFSGTIAPEVSQCKLLTFIDLSHNELSGEIPPEITRLRILNYLNFSSNHLVGSIPSSISTMQSLTSVDFSYNNLSGLVPGTGQFSYFNSTSFVGNPELCGPYLRPCKSGVGNGDQQTHERGPLSASIKLILVIGLLVCSIAFAVAAIIKARSLKKANESRAWKLTAFQRLDFTCDDVLECLKEDNIIGKGGAGIVYKGVMPNGDQVAVKRLPVMSRGSSHDHGFNAEIQTLGRIRHRHIVRLLGFCSNHETNLLVYEYMPNGSLGELLHGKKGGHLHWDTRYKIAVEAAKGLCYLHHDCSPLILHRDVKSNNILLDSNFEAHVADFGLAKFLQDSGTSECMSAIAGSYGYIAPEYAYTLKVDEKSDVYSFGVVLLELVSGRKPVGEFGDGVDIVQWVRKMTDSNKEGVLKILDARLSSVPLHEVMHVFYVAMLCVEEQAVERPTMREVVQILTELPKHPNPKQEDSTVTESPPPSTTTETPSTAIREAKEVEQQQGSPQSPPPDLLSI, via the exons atgcgCTTTCTACTTCTTCTAGTGCTCTACCTCCTCAACGGCCCATCCATCTCCGGTAAACAATCTCATATTCCGGAATACCGAGCTTTGCTCTCCCTGAAGTCCTCCATTACAGATGGCCCAGAAGCTTCCCTGCAGAACTGGAACATCTCCACTAGCCATTGCACATGGACTGGAGTTTCCTGCGATGACAACCGAAGAGTCGTCTCCCTTGACATCTCCAACATGAACCTCTCCGGTATTCTATCCCCTGATGTAGGCCACCTCCGTAACGTCGTCAACCTTACCGTCGCTGCCAACTTTCTCTCTGGTCCTGTTCCTTTGGAGCTTTCTGACATTACCAACCTCCGCCAGCTGAATCTCTCCAAcaacatcttcaatggtagctTCCCTTCGCAGCTCTCCAATCTCAAGTACCTTGAAGTTCTTGATttctataataataatatgacCAGTGATTTGCCAGTTGAGGTGTCGGAGATGCCAAATCTCCGCCATCTTCACCTCGGTGGTAACTTCTTCACTGGTAAAATCCCTCCGGAATACGGTCGATGGGAGTTCCTAGAGTATCTGGCGGTTTCTGGTAACGAGCTTGTCGGTTTTATACCGCCGGAGATCGGGAATCTGACGAAGCTTCAACAACTTTATATTGGGTACTACAATAGCTATGACGGTGGTATTCCGCAGGAGATCGGGAACCTCTCCAATTTGGTTCGAGTGGATATGGCTAACTGTGGGTTGTCAGGCGAGATTCCACCGGAGCTCGGAAAGCTTCAGAACTTGGATACCTTGTTTCTTCAGGTGAATGGTCTCACTGGAGGACTTACGCCAGAGCTTGGGAATCTGAAGAGCTTGAGATCGATGGATCTCTCCAACAATAttctcaccggtgagattccAGAAGCTTTTGCAGCGTTGAAGAATTTGACGCTTTTGAATCTGTTCAGGAATCAGTTGTACGGTGCGATCCCCGATTTCATTGGTGATTTGCCAGAGTTGGAGGTGTTGCAGCTTTGGGAGAACAATTTCACAGGTAGTATTCCTCCGGGACTTGGCAGGAATGGTAAGCTTCAGCTCCTCGATTTTTCATCGAATAGGCTGACTGGGAATCTCCCACCGGATCTCTGTTCTGGGAATCGCCTTCAGACGTTGATCGCATTGGGGAACTTTCTGTTTGGTCCGATTCCGGAATCGCTGGGGAGATGCGAATCCCTCAGTCGGATTCGAATGGGTGAGAACTTTCTCAATGGTACCATTCCGAAGGGGCTCTTCGACCTACCCAAACTCGCACAGGTCGAGCTTCAAGATAACTATCTTGAGGGGCGCTTTCCGGAGACTGCTTCGGTCGCTGTGAATCTGGGGCAGATCAGCCTTTCCAACAACCAGCTCACGGGATCTCTGCCTCCTTCCATAGGTAGCTTCTCTGGCGTACAGAAGCTCCTTCTCGATGGTAATATGTTCACTGGTCGCATTCCGCCGGAAATTGGAAAGTTGCAGCAGCTATCCAAGATGGATTTCAGCAACAATAGGTTCTCTGGAACAATAGCACCGGAGGTCAGCCAATGCAAGCTGTTGACATTCATCGATCTCAGCCACAACGAGTTATCCGGCGAGATTCCCCCTGAGATCACGAGATTGCGGATCTTAAACTACTTGAATTTCTCGAGTAATCATCTAGTTGGGAGCATTCCATCCTCAATCTCAACAATGCAAAGCTTGACTTCAGTGGATTTCTCCTACAACAATCTCTCTGGTTTGGTTCCAGGCACTGGTCAGTTCAGTTACTTCAACTCCACTTCCTTCGTTGGCAACCCCGAACTCTGTGGCCCATACTTGCGGCCTTGCAAATCTGGTGTTGGCAACGGCGACCAACAAACCCATGAGAGAGGCCCACTCTCTGCTTCGATAAAGCTTATCCTCGTCATTGGCCTTCTTGTATGTTCGATAGCATTTGCAGTGGCCGCCATCATCAAAGCACGGTCTCTGAAGAAGGCTAACGAGTCCAGGGCATGGAAACTAACAGCTTTCCAGCGTTTGGATTTCACCTGTGACGACGTCTTGGAATGCTTGAAGGAGGACAACATCATAGGAAAGGGAGGTGCTGGTATTGTATACAAGGGCGTCATGCCTAATGGCGATCAGGTAGCCGTGAAAAGGCTACCGGTGATGAGCAGAGGGTCGTCTCATGATCACGGGTTCAATGCAGAGATACAAACTCTGGGTAGGATTCGACATCGCCACATTGTTAGGCTATTGGGTTTCTGTTCCAACCATGAAACGAATCTTCTGGTTTACGAGTATATGCCTAATGGGAGCTTGGGTGAACTTTTGCATGGTAAGAAAGGAGGTCACCTGCACTGGGACACAAGGTATAAGATTGCAGTGGAGGCTGCCAAGGGTCTCTGTTACCTACACCATGACTGTTCCCCATTGATCCTTCACCGTGATGTGAAATCAAACAATATCCTCCTTGATTCCAACTTCGAAGCTCATGTTGCGGATTTTGGCCTCGCCAAGTTTCTACAGGATTCGGGCACGTCAGAGTGCATGTCCGCTATTGCCGGTTCATATGGTTACATAGCCCCAG AGTATGCCTACACACTGAAGGTTGATGAGAAGAGTGATGTGTACAGCTTTGGTGTGGTTCTGTTGGAATTGGTGAGCGGTAGAAAACCAGTGGGTGAGTTTGGGGATGGTGTAGACATTGTTCAGTGGGTGAGAAAGATGACTGAttcaaacaaggaaggagtCCTAAAAATCCTTGATGCCAGACTCTCCTCAGTTCCTCTACATGAGGTGATGCATGTCTTCTATGTTGCAATGCTGTGCGTGGAGGAACAGGCAGTAGAGCGACCCACAATGCGTGAAGTGGTTCAAATCCTAACAGAGTTGCCCAAGCATCCCAACCCCAAGCAGGAAGACTCAACTGTGACAGAGTCTCCCCCGCCATCTACTACCACAGAAACCCCAAGCACAGCCATTAGAGAAGCAAAAGAAGTTGAGCAGCAACAAGGGTCACCTCAGTCGCCACCACCTGATCTGCTTAGCATCTGA